In one window of Pseudomonas benzenivorans DNA:
- a CDS encoding phosphoheptose isomerase: MDMQARIRQLFQASIETKQQAMEVLAPFIEQGSQVMVQALLSEGKILTCGNGGSAGDAQHFSSELLNRFERERPSLPAIALTTDSSTITSIANDYSYNEVFSKQIRALGQPGDVLLAISTSGNSANVIQAIQAAHDREMTVVALTGRDGGGMASLLLPEDVEIRVPSRITARIQEVHLLTIHCLCDLIDSQLFGSEE; this comes from the coding sequence CCAGCATCGAAACCAAGCAACAGGCCATGGAAGTCCTCGCACCCTTTATCGAGCAGGGCAGCCAGGTCATGGTTCAGGCACTGCTCAGCGAGGGCAAGATCCTCACCTGCGGCAACGGCGGCTCGGCCGGCGATGCCCAGCACTTTTCCTCCGAGCTGCTCAACCGCTTCGAGCGCGAGCGCCCCAGCCTGCCGGCGATCGCCCTGACCACCGACAGCTCGACCATCACCTCGATCGCCAACGACTACAGCTACAACGAGGTGTTTTCCAAGCAAATCCGCGCACTCGGCCAACCGGGCGACGTGCTCCTGGCCATCTCCACCAGCGGCAACTCGGCCAACGTGATCCAGGCCATCCAGGCCGCCCACGACCGCGAGATGACAGTAGTCGCCCTGACCGGCCGTGACGGCGGCGGCATGGCCTCGCTGCTGCTGCCGGAGGATGTGGAGATCCGCGTGCCTTCGCGCATCACCGCACGCATTCAGGAAGTACACCTGCTGACCATCCACTGCCTGTGCGACCTGATCGACAGCCAACTGTTCGGGAGTGAAGAATGA
- a CDS encoding BON domain-containing protein, translating to MTRNPLLLAALALTLALAGCGSRSIGNKIDDQFIAPAVENNIARAHVDLTSPTSHIVVTSYNGVVLLAGQTPRSDLKGMAEQAARRVQGVSKVHNELQVLQPTSLLARSNDTLLTSKIKTQMLADASVPGSRIKVITENGIVYLLGLVSRQEANQATALVQGVSGVQKIVKLFQYTN from the coding sequence ATGACCCGCAACCCACTGCTCCTCGCCGCCCTGGCCCTCACCCTTGCTCTGGCGGGCTGCGGCAGCCGCAGCATCGGCAACAAGATCGATGACCAGTTCATCGCCCCCGCAGTCGAGAACAACATCGCCCGCGCCCATGTCGACCTGACCAGCCCCACCTCGCACATAGTGGTCACCAGCTACAACGGCGTGGTCCTGCTCGCCGGCCAGACCCCGCGCAGCGACCTCAAGGGCATGGCCGAACAGGCCGCGCGCCGGGTCCAGGGCGTGAGCAAGGTGCATAACGAACTGCAGGTGCTGCAGCCAACCTCGTTGCTGGCACGCAGTAACGACACCCTGCTGACCAGCAAGATCAAGACCCAGATGCTCGCGGACGCCAGCGTTCCCGGCTCGCGCATCAAGGTGATCACCGAGAACGGCATCGTCTATCTGCTGGGCCTGGTCTCGCGCCAGGAGGCCAATCAGGCCACCGCCCTGGTACAGGGCGTGTCCGGGGTGCAGAAGATCGTCAAGCTGTTCCAGTACACCAACTGA
- a CDS encoding ClpXP protease specificity-enhancing factor has product MNSSRPYLVRALYEWIVDNDCTPHLLVDADFAGVQVPPGFASDGQIVLNVSPGAVRHLHMDNEAVSFEGRFGGVAHSLYIPSAAVMAIYARENGQGMVFDLEPPVPDDEDGDGPDDQGPPDGEPPRPSGRPSLKVVK; this is encoded by the coding sequence ATGAACTCCAGTCGTCCCTATTTGGTTCGTGCCCTCTACGAGTGGATCGTCGACAACGACTGCACCCCCCATCTGCTGGTCGATGCCGATTTCGCCGGCGTACAAGTGCCGCCGGGTTTCGCCAGTGACGGCCAGATCGTGCTGAACGTGTCCCCCGGGGCGGTGCGCCATCTGCATATGGACAACGAGGCGGTGAGCTTCGAGGGGCGTTTCGGTGGGGTGGCGCACAGCCTGTACATCCCCTCCGCGGCCGTTATGGCGATCTATGCCCGGGAAAACGGCCAGGGCATGGTCTTCGATCTGGAGCCGCCGGTGCCGGATGACGAGGACGGTGACGGGCCCGACGATCAGGGCCCGCCGGATGGCGAGCCGCCGCGGCCGAGCGGGCGGCCCAGCCTGAAGGTGGTCAAGTAA
- a CDS encoding glutathione S-transferase N-terminal domain-containing protein has protein sequence MGVTNRLACYSDPADHYSHRVRIVLAEKGVGAEIISVEPGRCPPQLLEVNPYASLPTLVDRDLALYESTVVMEYLDERYPHPPLLPVYPVARANSRLLIHRIQRDWCALVDLILDPRSKETARVQARKELRESLTGVSPLFADKPYFLSEELSLVDCCLLPILWRLPLLGIELPKPAKPLLDYMERQFAREGFRASLSAAEREMR, from the coding sequence ATGGGCGTGACCAATAGGTTGGCCTGTTATTCCGACCCCGCCGACCACTACTCCCACCGTGTGCGTATCGTGCTCGCCGAGAAGGGTGTCGGCGCCGAGATCATCAGTGTCGAGCCGGGCCGCTGCCCGCCTCAACTGCTCGAGGTCAACCCCTATGCCAGCCTGCCGACCCTGGTCGATCGCGATCTGGCGTTGTACGAGTCGACGGTGGTGATGGAGTATCTGGATGAGCGCTACCCCCATCCGCCGCTACTGCCGGTGTATCCGGTGGCTAGGGCCAACAGCCGCCTGCTGATCCACCGCATCCAGCGCGACTGGTGCGCCCTGGTGGATCTGATTCTCGATCCGCGCAGCAAGGAGACGGCTCGGGTTCAGGCGCGCAAGGAGCTGCGCGAGAGCCTGACGGGCGTCTCGCCGCTGTTCGCCGACAAGCCGTACTTCCTCAGCGAGGAGTTGAGTCTGGTGGACTGCTGCCTGCTGCCGATTCTCTGGCGCCTGCCGTTGCTGGGCATCGAGTTGCCGAAGCCGGCCAAGCCGTTGCTCGATTATATGGAGCGTCAGTTCGCCCGGGAGGGCTTTCGGGCCAGTCTGTCCGCTGCCGAGCGCGAGATGCGTTAA